CTGTCTCTGCTGGCTGCCTGCAACAAGACGGCCCAGCAAACGACCAGCAGCACCCAGACTGTTACTGCGTCCTCCACGGCGACTACGGCCAGTTCAGCAAGTGGCGAAGCAGCCCCGGCTAGCGCTGCAACCACTTCGGGAACGGCGGCCAGCAGTCAGCCAGTTACCCTGCGTGTTGGCGCCACCCCGGTGCCGGCCGGCGAGCTGCTCGAATTCGTTAAACCCAAGCTGGCCCAGCAGGGGATCAATCTGGTGGTGACCGAGTTCACCGATTACGTGACGCCCAACACGGCGCTGGGCGAGGGCAGCCTGGACGCCAACCTGTTCCAGAGCCAGTCGTATATGGACACTTTCCAGGCTGACCGGCCACTCAACATCGTGGCGGTGCGGGACATCTATTTGCCGCCGCTGGGCCTTTACAGCAAAAAGGTCACCCGGCTGGCCGACTTACCCGACGGCGCCACCATCGCTGTTCCTAATGACCCCACCAATGAAGGCCGGGCGCTGCTGATGCTGCAAAAGGGCGGCCTGCTGACCCTCAAGCCGGAGGCCGCCACCGACGCCGGCCTGAACGCCATCACCGAGAACCCGCACCACTTCAAATTTCTGGAACTGGAAGCGCCCCAGCTGCCCCGCTCGCTGCCCGACACCGACGCTTCTATCGTGAACGCCAACTACGCCCTGGAAGTAGGACTCAGCCCGGCCAAGGACGCCATCTTGCACGAGGATAAAGGCAGCCCTTACGTGAACGTGCTGGCCACCACCGCCGACAAGAAGAATGACCCCAGCATCCAGCGGCTGGCTGACGCCCTGACCACCCCTGAAGTGCGCGACTGGTTGCAGCAAAAGTACAGCGGCAGCGTCATTCCGGTTTTCTGAACTTTTTTCCCTCTCCCGAACTTTCACGTTGAAAGGAAGACACATCATGGCTCTCCCCTCCTCCCTGCGTTTGCTCCCGGCCCTCACCCTGACCGCCCTGCTGGCCGGCTGCTCGTCGCCCAATACGGCCAGCGGAACCACCAGCACCGATACGGCCACCAGCGCCCCTGCAGCGGGTACGGCCAGCGCAGCCACCACGGCTGTCTCTGGGACTGCCGCTGCTCCGGCAGGCGAGGCTTCGGGCACGGACAGCACCCAGAACGCCGTACTTCGAGTAGGCGCCAACCCGGTGCCGCACGCAGAAATTCTGGAATTCGTCAAACCACAGCTGGCCAAAGAAGGCGTAGACCTGCAGATTGTGGAATTCAGCGACTATGTGCAGCCCAACGTGGCGCTGGGCGAAGGCAGCATTGACCTGAACTACTTCCAGCATCAGCCGTATCTGGATGAATTCCAGGCGCAGCGGCCCCTGGGCATTGTGGGTGGCGCCAAGATTCACGTGGAACCGCTGGGCCTTTACAGCCACCGCTACAACACCCTCAGCCAGCTGCCGGACGGCGCCACCATCGCCATTTCCAACGACCCCAGCAACTCGGGCCGCGCCCTGAAACTGCTGGAAAAAGGCGGCCTGCTGAAAGTGGACCCCAAGGCCGGCATCAGTGCCACGGTGCTGGACATCAGCGACAACCCCAAGAAACTGCAGTTCCGCGAGCTGGACCCTGCGCAGCTGCCGCGCTCGCTGGACGATCTGGACGCCGCCGTGATCAACACCAACTACGCGCTGGAAGCCAAGCTGAACCCATTGAAGGACTCGCTGCTGCTGGAAGACGCCGACAGCCCCTACGCCAACCTGCTGGCCACCAAACCCGAAATGCTGAACGATCCCCGTTATCTCAAGCTGGTCAAGGCCCTGCAGAGCAACGAGGTCAGAAAGTTCATTCTGGACAAGTACAAGGGCGCCATCGTCCCGGCTTTCTGAGCCACCGATTCTCCCCGCTGCAGCCTCTGCCCCAGCCAGGCGGGGGCTTTTTTTGGTCTACGGGAGGTCAAAGAAAACCCGGGAAAGAGGCGCCATTTGCTCTCTCCCCCGGGTTCGCTGCAGCCGGGTGGCGGATTGGTCAGCTCACACCGTCGCCAGGTCTGCAGGGGCCGGAGCTGCCGTCAGGCCAGCAGCTGTCAATTATCGTTCCCGGTGGCACTGGTTGTGCGTTTGCGTGGCATTAGTGTTTGCGGTGGCACTACTCCCACGTAACTGGATTTTTCTCGTCAGGGAGACCAGACTCTTCCAGATTGGCCTATGCGTGAGCGTTTGCCATGGCACTGCCTCACGTGCTCTGATAGCAGGGCCGTGACTACTCAAAGTAACCTCTGGCCCATTCACCCTCGCCTTCAACAGGGTGAGTGGCTGGGCAGCTGGATGCTCCGGGTCGCTGCGGCTAACGAGACCACTCTTCAGCGCCTTCTGCTTGACATGGGTCTGGAGCGCGGTGATGTGCGTGATGTCCTTCCTGCGGACAGGCTGGGCGATCTTGCTAGGCGTTCCGGTCAGCCTGTCTCCGCTCTTCTGGCGGCCGGGACACCTCCACCAGTCATACTGCGTACTGCAGGACGGAACGGTGAAGTGCCTGCGCCGTTCCTTGGGATTCACCTGCTGCAGTACTGTCCGCTCTGTCTTTCCGGGGACACTGTGCCGTACATTCGTCTTTCATGGCTCAATCGCCGGGAAGTGCACTGTCAACATCACGGAAGATTGCTGCTCGATGCATGTCCGCACTGTTCTGGTGCACTCCGTGCCTCTTTCAACCTGGACAGAACCTGGCGCCGTCCTAGAACCGGCGGCACCCCAGGAAGAACGCCTGTCACATCCTGTCCGTGGTGCCTGGGTGATCTGGCTGCTCCAGCCGTTCTGCCTTCTCCCGAGAGTGCAGTCCTGCCTGTTGTAGAGCGCTCTGTCGTCTCCGGATCTGACTGGACGCTCTTTCTGACATGTCTGGAGGATTTCCTGGCCGGCTTTGGCCTCTGGGACATCCTGCAGAATGAACACCCTGTCGCCAGCATTGAACCTCCCCCGGCAAGTGCCTGGATGTCTTCGAACGGAAAGGGATTGAGACCCTCTGTTCAGGAGAGACTGAATGTGCGTCTGGGAGCTGCTCGGACTGGAACGTGGCTCATACAGGGTAACGTCCAGCTGCGTCTCAAGCATTTCGCACGTGTTGCGCTGATTGAATCTGAGTCGCCCTACGGTGCGGGAGCGAACCGGGTATTGCTCCTACGCATCTGGCT
This window of the Deinococcus sp. Marseille-Q6407 genome carries:
- a CDS encoding MetQ/NlpA family ABC transporter substrate-binding protein, whose product is MALPSSLRLLPALTLTALLAGCSSPNTASGTTSTDTATSAPAAGTASAATTAVSGTAAAPAGEASGTDSTQNAVLRVGANPVPHAEILEFVKPQLAKEGVDLQIVEFSDYVQPNVALGEGSIDLNYFQHQPYLDEFQAQRPLGIVGGAKIHVEPLGLYSHRYNTLSQLPDGATIAISNDPSNSGRALKLLEKGGLLKVDPKAGISATVLDISDNPKKLQFRELDPAQLPRSLDDLDAAVINTNYALEAKLNPLKDSLLLEDADSPYANLLATKPEMLNDPRYLKLVKALQSNEVRKFILDKYKGAIVPAF
- a CDS encoding MetQ/NlpA family ABC transporter substrate-binding protein; this translates as MRHALPAPVLPTLALTSLSLLAACNKTAQQTTSSTQTVTASSTATTASSASGEAAPASAATTSGTAASSQPVTLRVGATPVPAGELLEFVKPKLAQQGINLVVTEFTDYVTPNTALGEGSLDANLFQSQSYMDTFQADRPLNIVAVRDIYLPPLGLYSKKVTRLADLPDGATIAVPNDPTNEGRALLMLQKGGLLTLKPEAATDAGLNAITENPHHFKFLELEAPQLPRSLPDTDASIVNANYALEVGLSPAKDAILHEDKGSPYVNVLATTADKKNDPSIQRLADALTTPEVRDWLQQKYSGSVIPVF